From a single Fusobacterium sp. IOR10 genomic region:
- a CDS encoding NAD(P)/FAD-dependent oxidoreductase, which translates to MKYDLVIVGGGPAGLAAAVEARKNGIESILVIERDKELGGILQQCIHNGFGLHEFKEQLTGPEYAGRFIKQLEQMNIEIKLDTMVLDVTPQKQIHAINTKDGYMLIDAKAIILAMGCRERTRGAISIPGERPSGIFTAGTAQRYVNMEGYMVGKKVLILGSGDIGLIMARRMTLEGAKVEAVVELMPFSGGLARNIAQCLNDYDIPLYLSHTIIDIKGKERLESVTIAEVDENRKPISGTERTYEVDTLLLSVGLIPENDISRATGVEIDRRTNGAVVNEMMQTNIDGIFACGNVLHVHDLVDFVSAEARKAGISASKYIKGEVSDGEYKEIKNGFGIGYTVPQKFRMKNIDKSLEVFMRVKNVYNNMKLEIKDGGNVIMSLKKSHVAPGEMEKVIIPKVILDKIQGNEIIVELVRGEE; encoded by the coding sequence ATGAAATATGATTTAGTTATAGTTGGGGGAGGACCAGCAGGTTTAGCTGCCGCAGTTGAAGCAAGAAAAAATGGAATTGAAAGTATATTAGTAATAGAAAGAGATAAAGAATTAGGTGGAATTTTACAACAATGTATTCATAATGGATTTGGTCTTCATGAATTTAAGGAACAGTTAACAGGACCTGAATATGCAGGAAGATTTATAAAACAATTGGAACAAATGAATATAGAAATTAAACTAGATACTATGGTATTAGATGTAACTCCACAAAAACAAATTCATGCAATAAACACAAAAGATGGTTATATGTTAATAGATGCAAAAGCTATTATTTTGGCTATGGGATGTAGAGAAAGAACAAGAGGAGCAATTTCTATTCCAGGAGAAAGACCATCAGGAATATTTACAGCAGGAACAGCTCAAAGATATGTAAATATGGAAGGTTATATGGTAGGTAAAAAAGTTCTTATTTTAGGATCTGGAGATATTGGTCTTATAATGGCTAGAAGAATGACATTAGAAGGAGCTAAAGTTGAAGCAGTAGTTGAACTTATGCCATTTTCTGGAGGATTAGCAAGAAATATAGCTCAATGTTTAAATGATTACGATATACCTTTATATTTATCTCACACAATAATAGATATTAAAGGAAAAGAAAGATTAGAAAGCGTTACTATAGCTGAAGTTGATGAAAATAGAAAACCAATTTCAGGAACAGAAAGAACATATGAAGTGGACACATTATTGTTGTCAGTTGGTCTTATTCCAGAAAACGATATTTCAAGAGCTACTGGTGTAGAAATTGATAGAAGAACCAATGGAGCAGTTGTAAATGAAATGATGCAAACTAATATAGATGGAATATTTGCTTGTGGAAATGTACTTCATGTTCATGATTTAGTGGATTTTGTAAGTGCAGAGGCAAGAAAAGCTGGAATTTCAGCATCTAAATATATAAAGGGAGAAGTTTCTGATGGAGAATATAAAGAAATCAAAAATGGTTTTGGAATAGGCTACACAGTTCCTCAAAAATTTAGAATGAAAAATATAGATAAATCTCTTGAAGTATTTATGAGAGTTAAAAATGTTTATAATAATATGAAGCTTGAAATAAAAGATGGGGGCAATGTAATTATGAGTCTTAAAAAATCACATGTAGCTCCAGGAGAAATGGAAAAAGTAATAATACCTAAAGTTATTTTAGATAAAATTCAAGGAAACGAGATAATAGTTGAATTAGTTAGAGGTGAGGAATAA
- the dhaL gene encoding dihydroxyacetone kinase subunit DhaL, which yields MQKIIIEMINKIAETIKENKDYLTDLDRAIGDGDHGVNLNRGFTKLKEESEKYVELSNNEIITKIAMTLISNVGGASGALYGTAFMKMGIFMKGKENISKEDIPEIINIGIEGIKMRGKSDIEEKTMLDTLVPFCNYLKENINKEIKIGLLFSEALEKAKSGRDSTIEMIAKKGRASYLKERSIGHLDPGAASSYMILETITEVLRGNGI from the coding sequence ATGCAAAAAATAATTATAGAAATGATCAATAAAATTGCAGAAACAATAAAGGAAAATAAAGATTATCTAACAGATTTAGATAGAGCTATTGGAGATGGAGATCACGGAGTTAATTTAAATAGAGGTTTTACAAAATTAAAGGAAGAATCAGAAAAATATGTTGAATTAAGCAATAATGAAATAATAACTAAAATAGCAATGACATTAATATCCAATGTTGGTGGAGCTTCAGGAGCTCTTTATGGAACAGCCTTTATGAAGATGGGAATATTCATGAAGGGAAAAGAAAATATTTCAAAAGAAGATATTCCTGAAATAATTAATATTGGAATAGAAGGAATTAAAATGAGAGGAAAATCTGATATAGAAGAGAAAACTATGTTAGATACTTTAGTTCCATTTTGTAATTATCTAAAAGAAAATATCAATAAAGAAATAAAGATAGGATTACTTTTTTCAGAAGCTTTAGAAAAAGCAAAATCTGGAAGGGATTCAACTATAGAAATGATTGCAAAGAAGGGAAGGGCAAGTTATTTAAAAGAAAGAAGTATAGGCCATTTGGATCCAGGTGCAGCATCTTCTTATATGATTTTAGAAACTATAACAGAAGTATTGCGAGGTAATGGAATATGA
- a CDS encoding DUF1667 domain-containing protein — MKKEMICIVCPIGCHLSIDTESLQVTGNNCPRGEVYAKEELTAPKRVITSTVKIKGGIYKRVPVKTDGSIPKDFNFKCMKELDKIELVSPVKVGDIVIENLLDTGVNVVVCRDM; from the coding sequence ATGAAAAAAGAAATGATTTGTATAGTTTGTCCAATAGGATGTCATCTATCAATTGATACAGAGTCTTTACAAGTGACTGGAAACAACTGTCCAAGAGGTGAAGTATATGCTAAAGAGGAATTAACAGCTCCAAAAAGAGTTATTACTTCAACTGTTAAAATAAAAGGTGGAATTTATAAAAGAGTTCCAGTTAAAACAGATGGTTCTATTCCTAAAGATTTTAATTTTAAATGTATGAAGGAACTAGATAAAATAGAACTAGTTTCACCAGTTAAGGTTGGAGATATTGTAATCGAAAATCTTTTAGATACTGGAGTAAATGTAGTAGTATGTAGAGATATGTAA
- the dhaM gene encoding dihydroxyacetone kinase phosphoryl donor subunit DhaM, producing MIGIVIVSHNEKLGDEIINLCKEMQNKPFKILNGGGMDDGAFGSNPMVIKKSIEEAYEKDGVLIFCDLGSSILNSEMAIEFIEDDKFNKDLIKIADAPIVEGAILAVSMNDDDINIGDIQEELEDLKSFKKV from the coding sequence ATGATAGGAATAGTGATAGTGTCTCATAATGAAAAACTAGGAGATGAAATAATAAATCTTTGTAAAGAAATGCAAAACAAACCATTTAAAATATTAAATGGTGGGGGAATGGATGATGGAGCTTTTGGATCTAATCCAATGGTGATAAAAAAATCAATAGAAGAAGCTTATGAAAAGGATGGAGTTTTAATTTTTTGTGATTTAGGAAGTTCAATATTAAATTCAGAAATGGCAATAGAATTTATTGAAGATGATAAATTTAATAAAGATTTAATAAAGATAGCAGATGCCCCAATAGTAGAGGGAGCTATTTTAGCTGTTTCAATGAATGACGATGATATTAATATAGGTGACATTCAAGAAGAATTAGAAGATTTGAAATCTTTTAAAAAAGTATAA
- the dhaK gene encoding dihydroxyacetone kinase subunit DhaK translates to MKKILNNVDNIVDEMLIGMVDAHGNLLDRVEGRNIIIRKEKKVGKVALISGGGSGHEPAHAGYVGRGMLDAAVCGQIFSSPGADEVYDAIKAVATDAGVLLIIKNYSGDVMNFEMAAELATADGIKVDKVVVDDDVAVEDSTYTVGRRGIAGTVFVHKIVGAAAEKGYSLEKLKKLGEKVIHNVKTMGMSLEPCFVPTTGRKSFDIAPDEVEIGLGIHGEPGTHREKIKTAEVHAKQLLDEIFKHSEIKPDDEVAVMVNGLGATTLIELYIANKTVKEVLDKKEIKIYKTLVGNFMTSIDMEGFSISLLKLDDEMKELLDAQSDTVGMKNL, encoded by the coding sequence ATGAAAAAAATATTAAATAATGTAGATAATATAGTTGATGAAATGCTTATAGGAATGGTAGATGCTCATGGAAATTTATTAGATAGAGTTGAAGGTAGAAATATAATTATAAGAAAAGAAAAAAAAGTAGGTAAAGTAGCTTTAATAAGTGGTGGTGGAAGTGGTCATGAACCAGCTCATGCAGGATATGTTGGAAGAGGAATGTTAGATGCAGCAGTTTGTGGACAAATTTTTTCATCTCCAGGTGCAGACGAAGTTTATGATGCAATAAAAGCAGTTGCAACAGATGCAGGTGTATTGTTAATTATAAAAAACTATAGTGGAGATGTTATGAACTTTGAAATGGCAGCAGAATTAGCAACAGCTGACGGAATAAAAGTAGATAAGGTAGTTGTAGATGATGATGTAGCTGTTGAAGATAGTACATATACAGTTGGTAGAAGAGGAATAGCTGGAACTGTTTTTGTTCATAAAATAGTTGGAGCAGCAGCAGAAAAAGGATATTCTTTGGAAAAATTAAAAAAATTAGGAGAAAAAGTTATACATAATGTTAAAACTATGGGAATGTCTTTAGAACCTTGTTTTGTTCCTACAACAGGAAGAAAAAGTTTTGATATAGCTCCAGATGAAGTTGAAATAGGTTTAGGAATTCATGGGGAACCAGGAACTCATAGAGAAAAAATTAAAACTGCAGAAGTTCATGCAAAACAACTTTTAGATGAAATTTTTAAACATTCTGAAATAAAACCAGATGATGAAGTTGCAGTTATGGTTAATGGTTTAGGTGCAACAACTTTAATAGAATTATATATTGCAAATAAGACAGTTAAAGAAGTTTTAGATAAAAAAGAAATAAAAATTTATAAAACATTGGTTGGAAACTTTATGACTTCTATTGATATGGAAGGTTTCTCAATAAGTTTATTAAAATTAGATGATGAAATGAAAGAATTATTGGATGCTCAAAGTGATACAGTTGGAATGAAAAACCTATAA
- a CDS encoding NAD(P)/FAD-dependent oxidoreductase, with amino-acid sequence MLDVLVIGAGIMGASVSRELSKYNLNIAVLEKENDVSNGTTKANSAIVHAGYDAKEGSLMAKYNVEGCAMYEELSKEIDAPYRNIGSYVMAFSEEERKHVETLYERGLANGVPNMRIMEREEILEKEPNINKNVVCALWAPSAGVTGPYELCIKLFENAAENGVDIVLNAEVKNIEKKSGSYKVILKDGREFETKVVINSSGVYADKINDMVSKEHFDIHPRIGEYYILDKVETHLTNSVIFQCPTEMGKGVLVAQTVHGNIIVGPTAHDVQDRDCVASTQEGLDDIKRQAEKSIKNINYRDNIRNFTGIRAEPSTGDFIIGEAKDAEGFFNIAGTKSPGLSSAPAIGKDVAKMVVEKLKATKKENFKNNRKRIHFMELSQEEKAKLIEKDPRYGRVICRCESITEGEIVDAIHRKVGAHTVDGVKKRCRPGAGRCQGGFCGPRVQEILSRELGKNLNEIVQDKKGSYILTNETKEVK; translated from the coding sequence ATGTTAGACGTGTTAGTGATAGGTGCTGGAATAATGGGAGCGTCAGTTTCAAGAGAGTTGTCAAAGTATAATTTAAACATAGCTGTATTGGAAAAAGAAAACGATGTTTCAAATGGTACAACAAAAGCAAATTCAGCAATAGTTCATGCAGGTTATGATGCAAAAGAAGGATCTTTAATGGCCAAATATAATGTAGAAGGGTGCGCAATGTATGAAGAGTTAAGCAAAGAAATAGATGCCCCATATAGAAATATAGGGTCATACGTTATGGCTTTTTCAGAAGAAGAAAGAAAACATGTTGAAACTTTATATGAAAGAGGTTTAGCAAACGGTGTTCCTAACATGAGAATTATGGAAAGAGAAGAAATTTTAGAAAAAGAGCCAAATATAAATAAAAATGTTGTATGTGCTTTATGGGCTCCTTCAGCTGGAGTAACAGGACCTTATGAACTTTGTATAAAGTTGTTTGAAAATGCAGCTGAAAATGGTGTAGACATAGTACTTAATGCAGAAGTAAAAAATATAGAAAAAAAATCTGGAAGTTATAAAGTTATATTAAAAGATGGAAGAGAATTTGAAACAAAAGTAGTTATAAATTCATCAGGTGTTTATGCAGATAAAATAAATGATATGGTTAGTAAAGAACATTTTGATATTCATCCTAGAATAGGAGAATACTATATTTTAGATAAAGTTGAAACTCATTTAACAAATAGTGTTATTTTCCAATGCCCAACTGAAATGGGAAAAGGAGTTTTAGTTGCTCAAACAGTACACGGGAATATAATAGTTGGACCAACAGCTCATGATGTTCAAGATAGAGATTGTGTAGCAAGTACTCAAGAGGGATTAGATGACATTAAAAGACAAGCAGAAAAAAGTATAAAAAATATAAATTATAGAGATAATATTAGAAATTTCACAGGAATTAGAGCAGAACCTAGTACAGGAGATTTCATAATAGGAGAAGCTAAAGATGCAGAAGGGTTCTTTAATATAGCGGGAACAAAATCTCCAGGACTTTCTTCAGCTCCAGCAATTGGAAAAGATGTTGCAAAAATGGTAGTAGAAAAATTAAAAGCAACTAAAAAAGAAAACTTTAAAAATAACAGAAAAAGAATTCATTTCATGGAATTGTCTCAAGAAGAAAAAGCAAAATTAATAGAAAAAGACCCTAGATATGGAAGAGTTATTTGTAGATGTGAAAGTATAACAGAGGGTGAAATTGTAGATGCTATACACAGAAAAGTTGGAGCTCACACAGTTGACGGAGTTAAAAAAAGATGTAGACCTGGAGCAGGAAGATGTCAAGGTGGATTCTGCGGTCCAAGAGTGCAAGAAATTTTATCAAGAGAACTTGGAAAGAATTTGAACGAAATAGTTCAAGATAAAAAAGGTTCATACATTTTAACAAATGAGACTAAAGAAGTTAAATAG